A genomic segment from Streptosporangium roseum DSM 43021 encodes:
- a CDS encoding glycosyl hydrolase yields the protein MAVAMVAGMFGLGLARSAEAATVGAGSYADTLPAGRSLPTGCGSISTNPRQWVTANAPAGAVPTNDWWSSILYKKTDCSYGEPLHAHPISYDTSGTGLSFSYTTTPAISGTATGVGEFHYPYVQDIQVGVAGLNSPDVKVDGWSDWTVTPYWSGGGRTMKATIGHGLPFGYFQITGGDARITAAGTPSVWSNSGATIGFTVNGHDYVAYAPTGATWAVSGTTISSSLAGRGFFSVAVLPAGGDRAALANTYGQYAHAHVTGTRVSYSYNPASSTLSTTYAFTTTARQGGATGTVTALYPHQWNHLTGSTPLAQTYVSARGQMKIVTGTQFTTSMKYTGVLPEVPAVGDGTGADLATVTGLLNAELGNPMDNRGDDTYWTGKGLGRAARIAEIADQLNLTSVRDAALGAIRTRLNDWFTASPGKTSRVFYLDPAWGTLIGYPASYGSDQELNDHHFHYGYYVAAAATLAKYDPNWAKTSQYGGMVDLLIRDANNYDRGDTRFPYLRDFDIYAGHDWASGHGAFGAGNNQESSSEGMNFANALIQWGQATGNTAVRDAGVYIYTTQAAAIQEYWFDVRDQNFPAAFGHSTVGMVWGDGGAYATWFSAEPEMIQGINMLPITGGHFYLGDNPAYVTTNYNELTRNNGGPPTVWRDILWEFLALGNGDAALANFRANSGLTSEEGESKAHTFHWIRNLAALGTVDTSVTANHPLAKVFSKNGARTYVAANITGAAITVTFSNGTTLNVPAGKTVTSGAHTWSGGNAGGGTGPSPQPTPTVTPTVGPFAATRYPQAGGGLPGAAGTAGTVTLAAANGNHDGTPVNAQIFTATGLTAAHNGGATAFDLFVDAGTTVANGVQARVSYDLTGDGSWDRVETYRYFATDPVAGWEHYTQAAGLQSSSGTLGNLSGGRVRVEVWNAIGGGVTTLGTGDRSVVRLPFG from the coding sequence GTGGCCGTCGCGATGGTGGCCGGCATGTTCGGCCTCGGTCTCGCCCGGTCCGCCGAGGCGGCCACGGTCGGCGCCGGCAGCTATGCCGACACGCTGCCCGCCGGCCGCTCGCTGCCGACCGGCTGCGGTTCCATCTCCACCAACCCGCGCCAGTGGGTGACGGCCAACGCTCCCGCGGGAGCCGTTCCGACCAACGACTGGTGGTCGTCGATCCTCTACAAGAAGACCGACTGCTCCTACGGCGAGCCGCTGCACGCCCACCCGATCTCCTACGACACCTCCGGCACCGGCCTCAGCTTCTCCTACACCACCACGCCCGCGATCAGCGGGACGGCCACCGGGGTAGGGGAGTTCCACTACCCCTACGTCCAGGACATCCAGGTCGGCGTCGCCGGGCTGAACTCACCCGACGTCAAGGTCGACGGCTGGAGCGACTGGACCGTCACGCCGTACTGGAGCGGCGGCGGCCGGACCATGAAGGCCACCATCGGCCACGGCCTGCCGTTCGGCTACTTCCAGATCACCGGCGGGGACGCGCGGATCACCGCGGCCGGCACCCCGTCCGTCTGGTCCAACAGCGGCGCCACCATCGGTTTCACTGTCAACGGGCACGACTACGTCGCCTACGCGCCGACGGGCGCCACCTGGGCGGTCAGCGGGACGACAATCAGCTCCTCCCTCGCGGGCCGGGGCTTCTTCTCGGTGGCGGTCCTGCCCGCGGGCGGCGACCGCGCGGCCCTCGCGAACACCTACGGCCAGTACGCGCACGCGCACGTCACCGGCACCCGGGTCTCCTACTCGTACAACCCGGCGAGCAGCACGCTGAGCACGACGTACGCCTTCACCACCACGGCCCGGCAGGGCGGCGCGACCGGCACGGTCACGGCCCTCTACCCGCACCAGTGGAACCATCTGACCGGCTCGACCCCGCTCGCGCAGACCTACGTCTCCGCGCGCGGCCAGATGAAGATCGTCACCGGGACGCAGTTCACGACGTCCATGAAGTACACCGGCGTGCTGCCCGAGGTGCCCGCCGTCGGCGACGGCACCGGAGCCGACCTGGCCACGGTCACCGGCCTCCTCAACGCCGAGCTCGGCAACCCGATGGACAACCGGGGCGACGACACCTACTGGACCGGCAAGGGACTGGGACGCGCCGCGCGCATCGCCGAGATCGCCGACCAGCTCAACCTGACCTCGGTGCGCGACGCGGCCCTGGGCGCCATCCGCACCCGCCTCAACGACTGGTTCACCGCATCGCCGGGCAAGACCTCCCGGGTCTTCTACCTCGACCCCGCCTGGGGGACGCTGATCGGCTACCCGGCCTCCTACGGCTCCGACCAGGAGCTCAACGACCATCACTTCCACTACGGCTACTACGTCGCGGCCGCCGCGACCCTGGCCAAGTACGACCCGAACTGGGCGAAGACCAGCCAGTACGGCGGCATGGTCGACCTGCTGATCCGCGACGCCAACAACTACGACCGCGGCGACACCCGCTTCCCCTACCTGCGTGACTTCGACATCTACGCCGGCCACGACTGGGCGTCGGGCCACGGCGCGTTCGGCGCGGGCAACAACCAGGAGTCCTCGTCCGAGGGTATGAACTTCGCCAACGCGCTGATCCAGTGGGGGCAGGCCACCGGGAACACCGCGGTCCGCGACGCCGGCGTCTACATCTACACCACGCAGGCGGCGGCGATCCAGGAGTACTGGTTCGACGTGCGCGACCAGAACTTCCCGGCGGCCTTCGGTCACAGCACGGTCGGCATGGTCTGGGGCGACGGCGGCGCCTACGCCACCTGGTTCAGCGCCGAGCCGGAGATGATCCAGGGCATCAACATGCTCCCGATCACCGGCGGCCACTTCTACCTGGGCGACAACCCCGCCTACGTGACCACCAACTACAACGAGCTGACCAGGAACAACGGCGGGCCGCCCACGGTGTGGCGGGACATCCTCTGGGAGTTCCTCGCGCTCGGCAACGGAGACGCCGCCCTGGCGAACTTCCGCGCCAACAGCGGCCTCACCTCCGAGGAGGGGGAGAGCAAGGCCCACACCTTCCACTGGATCCGGAACCTGGCCGCGCTGGGCACGGTGGACACCTCCGTCACCGCCAACCACCCGCTGGCCAAGGTGTTCAGCAAGAACGGCGCCCGGACCTACGTGGCTGCCAACATCACCGGCGCCGCGATCACGGTGACCTTCTCCAACGGCACCACGCTCAACGTGCCGGCGGGCAAGACGGTCACCTCGGGCGCCCACACCTGGAGCGGCGGCAACGCCGGGGGCGGCACCGGCCCGAGCCCCCAGCCCACCCCGACGGTCACGCCGACCGTGGGCCCCTTCGCCGCGACGCGCTATCCGCAGGCGGGCGGGGGCCTGCCGGGCGCGGCGGGTACGGCGGGCACCGTCACGCTCGCCGCCGCCAACGGCAACCACGACGGCACGCCCGTGAACGCGCAGATCTTCACGGCCACCGGCCTGACCGCCGCCCACAACGGCGGGGCCACCGCGTTCGACCTCTTCGTGGACGCGGGCACCACCGTCGCCAACGGCGTCCAGGCCCGGGTCTCCTACGACCTGACCGGCGACGGAAGCTGGGACCGGGTGGAGACTTACCGCTACTTCGCCACCGACCCGGTGGCCGGCTGGGAGCACTACACCCAGGCAGCAGGCCTGCAGTCCTCCTCCGGCACGCTCGGCAACCTGTCCGGCGGCCGGGTGAGGGTGGAGGTCTGGAACGCCATCGGCGGCGGGGTGACCACCCTCGGCACCGGCGACCGTTCCGTGGTGCGGCTGCCGTTCGGCTGA
- a CDS encoding CASTOR/POLLUX-related putative ion channel: protein MRRLRYRFDNLISRGAWTMIGLLAVVALVMAAVGAMAILALSPHSMDLPSALWSGLMRTMSPGMVARDIGSPVFLTSMLVLALAGVVIFSTLIGLIETGLDRKLARLRKGRSRVIEHDHTVVLGWSEQVFLILSELAVANASRGRSCVAILADMDRVTMEEAIRERAALPRRMRVVCRTGNPTDPVDVAIVSPERAHAVIVLGAEDGDSDARTVKTLLALDAAGVRPEVQLVAGVRDPRNLAAARLAGGANTQVVDVGEIAARIMVQTCLHAGLSMVYSDLLSFEGEEIYFCPPGELAGRRFGDALTALENCSLIGLEQGGKAVLNPAGETQIGVGDRLVVIADDDGTAPLHTSAGVDRDAIAVTGRDGPAARRVLVLGWNACGAAIVTEFDHYIPPGSQVTVVADDPRVTSQVSSLSARLGNLTLSYATEDVTRRDTLDSLGLGSYDHVLILAGDRVDAQVADSRTLLTLLHVRDMSRDNGWRHSLVTEIARDCDRRLVEVTEVDDFIVSSKITSLLMIQIAENPHRYGLFADLFDAGGQEIYIRPAEDYVRLSVPVNYATVVAAARAYDEVAIGYRAAGAATGTVGGGIVLNPPKSTDLTFHPGDAVIVLADGALHPGRGPHPAGARRVEHA, encoded by the coding sequence TTGAGGCGCCTGCGGTACCGCTTCGACAACCTCATCTCCCGGGGCGCCTGGACCATGATCGGCCTGCTCGCCGTCGTGGCGCTGGTCATGGCGGCCGTCGGCGCGATGGCCATCCTCGCCCTCTCCCCGCACTCCATGGACCTGCCCTCGGCCCTGTGGTCGGGCCTGATGCGCACCATGTCGCCGGGCATGGTGGCCCGGGACATCGGTTCCCCGGTGTTCCTGACGAGCATGCTGGTCCTCGCCCTGGCCGGAGTCGTGATCTTCAGCACGCTCATCGGGCTGATCGAGACCGGGCTCGACCGGAAGCTGGCCCGGCTGCGGAAAGGCCGCTCCCGGGTCATCGAACACGACCACACCGTCGTGCTCGGCTGGTCGGAGCAGGTGTTCCTGATCCTGTCGGAGCTCGCCGTCGCCAACGCCAGCCGGGGAAGGAGCTGCGTGGCGATCCTCGCCGACATGGACCGGGTCACCATGGAGGAGGCCATCAGGGAGAGGGCTGCCCTCCCCCGCCGCATGCGCGTCGTGTGCCGTACCGGAAACCCCACCGACCCGGTCGACGTGGCCATCGTCAGCCCCGAGCGGGCACACGCGGTCATCGTGCTGGGGGCCGAGGACGGAGACTCCGACGCCAGGACCGTCAAGACCCTCCTGGCCCTCGACGCCGCGGGGGTGCGGCCGGAGGTCCAGCTGGTGGCGGGCGTCCGCGACCCGCGCAACCTCGCGGCGGCCCGCCTGGCGGGCGGGGCGAACACGCAGGTCGTCGACGTCGGCGAGATCGCCGCACGGATCATGGTGCAGACCTGCCTGCATGCCGGTCTCTCCATGGTCTACAGCGACCTTCTCAGCTTCGAGGGGGAGGAGATCTACTTCTGCCCGCCCGGGGAACTGGCCGGCAGGAGGTTCGGCGACGCCCTGACGGCCCTGGAGAACTGCTCCCTCATCGGCCTGGAACAGGGCGGGAAGGCTGTCCTCAACCCCGCCGGGGAGACGCAGATCGGCGTGGGCGACCGGCTCGTCGTCATCGCGGACGACGACGGCACCGCGCCGCTCCACACGTCCGCCGGGGTGGACCGGGACGCGATAGCCGTCACCGGCCGGGACGGACCCGCGGCGCGCCGCGTTTTGGTCCTCGGCTGGAACGCCTGCGGGGCCGCGATCGTCACGGAGTTCGACCACTACATCCCACCGGGCTCGCAGGTGACGGTGGTGGCCGACGATCCCCGGGTGACCTCCCAGGTGAGCAGCCTGTCGGCCCGGCTGGGGAACCTGACCCTGAGCTACGCGACCGAGGACGTCACGCGGCGCGACACCCTCGACTCGCTGGGCCTGGGATCCTACGACCATGTCCTGATCCTGGCCGGCGACCGGGTCGACGCCCAGGTCGCCGACTCGCGCACGCTCCTCACCCTCCTCCACGTCAGGGACATGAGCAGGGACAACGGCTGGCGGCACAGCCTGGTGACGGAGATCGCCAGAGACTGCGACAGGCGGCTCGTCGAGGTCACCGAGGTCGACGACTTCATCGTCAGCTCCAAGATCACCAGCCTTCTGATGATCCAGATCGCCGAGAACCCCCACCGCTACGGGCTGTTCGCCGACCTCTTCGACGCCGGAGGCCAGGAGATCTACATCCGGCCCGCCGAGGACTACGTGCGGCTGTCGGTCCCGGTCAACTACGCGACCGTGGTGGCGGCGGCGCGCGCGTACGACGAGGTGGCGATCGGCTATCGCGCCGCCGGCGCGGCCACCGGGACCGTCGGAGGCGGCATCGTCCTGAACCCGCCGAAGAGCACAGACCTCACGTTCCACCCCGGCGACGCGGTGATCGTGCTCGCCGACGGCGCCCTCCACCCCGGGCGGGGGCCCCACCCGGCGGGAGCCCGCCGGGTCGAGCACGCCTGA
- a CDS encoding ATP-binding cassette domain-containing protein yields MTPRTDTQSPAPHVADSHDLIRVQGARENNLKDVSIEIPKRRLTVFTGVSGSGKSSLVFGTIAAESQRMINETYSTFVQGFMPTLARPEVDLLEGLTTAIIVDQERMGANSRSTVGTATDANAMLRIVFSRLGEPSAGPSFHYSFNTPAGACPRCEGMGSVTDVDLTQLYDDSKSLAEGALTIPGYSMDGWYGRIFSGCGFFDPDKPIRKFTKAELHDLLHKEPTKIKVDGINLTYEGLIPKIQKSMLSKDRDALQPHIRAFVDRAVTFTACPECDGSRLNEAARSSRIKGVNIADACAMQISDLAEWVHGLDEVSVAPLLATLRQTLDSFVEIGLGYLSLDRPSGTLSGGEAQRTKMIRHLGSSLTDVTYVFDEPTTGLHPHDIQRMNDLLLRLRDKGNTVLVVEHKPEAIAIADHVVDLGPGAGTAGGTVCYEGSLEGLRGSGTLTGRHLDDRAAIKETVRTPKGTLEVRGATAHNLRDVDVDIPLGVLCVVTGVAGSGKSSLVHGSIPAGAGVVSIGQGAIRGSRRSNPATYTGLLDPIRKAFAKANGVKPALFSANSEGACPNCNGAGVIYTDLAMMAGVATVCEECDGKRFQASVLDHHLGGRDISEVLAMSVTEAEEFFGAGEARTPAAHAILNRLADVGLGYLSLGQPLTTLSGGERQRLKLATHMAEKGGVYVLDEPTTGLHLADVEQLLGLLDRLVDSGKSVIVIEHHQAVMAHADWIIDLGPGAGHDGGRIVFEGTPADLVAARSTLTGEHLAAYVGT; encoded by the coding sequence ATGACCCCGAGGACGGACACACAGTCGCCTGCACCACACGTTGCCGACAGCCACGATCTGATCCGTGTGCAGGGCGCGCGCGAGAACAACCTCAAGGACGTCAGCATCGAGATCCCGAAGCGCCGGCTGACGGTGTTCACCGGCGTCTCCGGCTCGGGCAAGAGCTCGCTGGTGTTCGGCACGATCGCCGCGGAGTCGCAGCGGATGATCAACGAGACCTACAGCACCTTCGTGCAGGGCTTCATGCCGACGCTGGCACGGCCGGAGGTCGACCTGCTGGAGGGGCTGACAACGGCGATCATCGTCGACCAGGAGCGGATGGGCGCCAACTCCCGCTCCACCGTCGGCACCGCCACCGACGCCAACGCGATGCTGCGGATCGTCTTCAGCCGGCTCGGCGAGCCGAGTGCCGGGCCGTCGTTCCACTACAGCTTCAACACGCCCGCCGGCGCCTGCCCGCGCTGCGAGGGCATGGGCAGCGTGACCGACGTCGACCTGACCCAGCTCTACGACGACAGCAAGTCGCTCGCCGAGGGCGCGCTCACGATTCCCGGCTACAGCATGGACGGCTGGTACGGCCGGATCTTCAGCGGCTGCGGCTTCTTCGACCCCGACAAGCCGATCCGCAAGTTCACCAAGGCCGAGCTCCACGACCTGCTCCACAAGGAGCCGACCAAGATCAAGGTCGACGGCATCAACCTGACGTACGAGGGCCTGATCCCGAAGATCCAGAAGTCGATGCTGTCCAAGGACCGGGATGCGCTGCAGCCGCACATCCGGGCGTTCGTGGACCGGGCCGTCACCTTCACCGCCTGTCCCGAGTGCGACGGCAGCCGGCTCAACGAGGCCGCCCGCTCCTCGCGGATCAAGGGCGTCAACATCGCCGACGCCTGCGCGATGCAGATCAGCGACCTGGCCGAATGGGTCCACGGCCTCGACGAGGTGTCGGTGGCGCCGCTGCTCGCCACGCTGCGGCAGACCCTCGACTCGTTCGTGGAGATCGGGCTGGGCTACCTCTCGCTCGACCGGCCGTCGGGCACGCTGTCGGGCGGCGAGGCACAGCGCACCAAGATGATCCGCCACCTCGGCTCCTCGCTCACCGACGTCACCTACGTCTTCGACGAGCCCACCACGGGCCTGCACCCCCATGACATCCAGCGGATGAACGACCTGCTGCTGCGGCTGCGGGACAAGGGCAACACGGTGCTCGTCGTGGAGCACAAGCCGGAGGCGATCGCGATCGCCGACCACGTCGTCGACCTCGGCCCCGGCGCCGGTACGGCGGGCGGCACCGTCTGCTACGAGGGCAGCCTCGAAGGACTGCGGGGCAGCGGCACCCTCACCGGCCGCCACCTCGACGACCGGGCCGCCATCAAGGAGACGGTGCGCACCCCCAAGGGCACGCTGGAGGTCCGCGGCGCGACGGCGCACAACCTGCGCGACGTCGACGTCGACATCCCGCTCGGGGTGCTCTGCGTCGTCACCGGCGTCGCCGGCTCCGGCAAGAGCTCGCTCGTGCACGGGTCGATCCCCGCCGGCGCGGGTGTGGTGTCGATCGGCCAGGGCGCGATCCGCGGCTCGCGACGGAGCAACCCGGCGACGTACACCGGCCTGCTCGACCCGATCCGCAAGGCGTTCGCGAAGGCCAACGGCGTGAAGCCGGCGCTGTTCAGCGCCAACTCCGAGGGCGCCTGCCCCAACTGCAACGGTGCCGGCGTCATCTACACCGACCTGGCGATGATGGCCGGCGTCGCCACCGTCTGCGAGGAGTGCGACGGGAAGCGGTTCCAGGCATCGGTGCTGGACCACCACCTCGGCGGCCGCGACATCAGCGAGGTGCTCGCGATGTCGGTGACCGAGGCCGAGGAGTTCTTCGGCGCCGGCGAGGCGCGCACGCCGGCAGCGCACGCCATCCTCAACCGGCTCGCCGACGTCGGGCTCGGATACCTCAGCCTCGGCCAGCCGCTCACCACGCTGTCCGGCGGCGAGCGGCAGCGGCTCAAGCTGGCCACCCACATGGCCGAGAAGGGCGGCGTCTACGTCCTCGACGAGCCGACCACCGGCCTCCACCTCGCCGACGTCGAGCAGCTGCTCGGCCTGCTCGACCGGCTCGTCGACTCCGGCAAGTCGGTCATCGTCATCGAGCACCACCAGGCGGTCATGGCGCACGCCGACTGGATCATCGACCTCGGTCCCGGTGCCGGCCACGACGGCGGCCGGATCGTCTTCGAGGGCACACCCGCCGACCTCGTCGCCGCCCGCTCCACCCTCACCGGCGAGCACCTCGCGGCCTACGTCGGCACCTGA
- a CDS encoding PRC-barrel domain-containing protein, with the protein MSELWTYRADVYDVNKSLDIAGYHVEATDGKIGSVDEATYDVGESYIVVDTGPWIFGKKVLLPASTVTRIDPQERKIYVARTKDEIKHAPEFDEATFKEPTYRDTVGEYYGRFPFGAGPGGTY; encoded by the coding sequence ATGTCTGAGCTCTGGACTTATCGAGCCGATGTCTATGACGTCAACAAGAGCCTCGACATTGCGGGCTACCACGTAGAGGCCACCGACGGAAAAATCGGTTCCGTCGACGAGGCGACCTACGACGTCGGGGAGAGCTACATCGTCGTCGACACCGGTCCGTGGATCTTCGGCAAGAAGGTCCTGCTTCCGGCGAGCACGGTGACCCGGATCGACCCGCAGGAGCGCAAGATCTACGTCGCGCGCACCAAGGACGAGATCAAGCACGCTCCGGAGTTCGACGAGGCGACCTTCAAGGAGCCCACCTACCGCGACACCGTCGGTGAGTACTACGGCCGCTTCCCCTTCGGGGCCGGCCCTGGCGGGACTTACTGA
- a CDS encoding nucleotidyltransferase family protein: MGSHSHEVTDAILETLKRASSGLKDADVRFALAGGCAAYARGAAPSLHDVDFVLPQEDVPTALEALRGLGFETAKPPEDWLVKAYDEGRLVDLIFSICDHPVTPALLERAEPMKASAVILPVLEATDLVISWLLPLSEHSCDYGSLLPQVRALREQVDWDRVAAVAQASPYAFTFLTLLERLEVIPGALDPTGDPSWP; the protein is encoded by the coding sequence ATGGGAAGCCACAGTCACGAGGTAACCGACGCGATTCTGGAAACACTGAAGCGTGCGAGCAGCGGCCTGAAGGACGCGGACGTCAGGTTCGCTCTCGCCGGAGGCTGTGCGGCGTACGCGCGCGGGGCGGCCCCCTCGCTGCACGACGTGGACTTCGTCCTTCCCCAGGAGGATGTGCCGACCGCCCTGGAGGCACTACGTGGACTGGGTTTCGAGACGGCCAAGCCGCCGGAGGACTGGCTGGTCAAGGCTTATGACGAGGGCAGGCTGGTAGACCTGATCTTCTCGATCTGCGACCATCCCGTCACCCCGGCGCTGCTGGAGCGGGCCGAGCCGATGAAGGCGTCGGCGGTGATCCTGCCCGTCCTGGAGGCCACCGACCTGGTCATCTCGTGGCTGCTGCCGCTCTCGGAGCACAGCTGTGACTACGGCTCGCTGCTGCCCCAGGTGCGGGCACTGCGCGAGCAGGTCGACTGGGACCGGGTCGCGGCGGTCGCGCAGGCCTCGCCGTACGCGTTCACCTTCCTGACCCTGCTGGAGCGGCTCGAGGTGATCCCCGGTGCCCTCGATCCGACCGGCGACCCGTCCTGGCCCTGA
- a CDS encoding DUF6328 family protein has translation MIQPEQVRNEGREPDGSRSEEEAEPGESHKERVDRELGELMQGLRVAVTGVQVLFAFLLTLPFAAGFHKVDALGRWLFFIALLSAALASICFITPAAQHRLLFRTGLKEKMLHRANELGVAGAVGLAIAMTSSVALVAETVINAWPAALFGGVIALASGWLWILQPIVDLYRTKDVKS, from the coding sequence ATGATTCAGCCCGAACAGGTACGAAACGAAGGGCGAGAGCCCGATGGGAGCCGCAGTGAAGAGGAAGCGGAGCCGGGTGAGAGCCATAAGGAGCGGGTGGACCGGGAGCTCGGCGAGCTCATGCAAGGGCTGCGGGTCGCCGTCACCGGCGTCCAGGTCCTGTTCGCCTTCCTGCTGACGCTGCCGTTCGCGGCGGGCTTCCACAAGGTGGACGCCCTCGGCCGCTGGCTGTTCTTCATCGCGCTGCTGAGCGCCGCACTGGCCTCCATCTGCTTCATCACCCCCGCCGCCCAGCACCGCCTGCTGTTCCGGACCGGGCTGAAGGAGAAGATGCTGCACCGCGCCAACGAGCTCGGCGTCGCCGGTGCCGTCGGGCTTGCGATCGCGATGACCAGCTCGGTGGCGCTCGTCGCGGAGACGGTCATCAACGCGTGGCCGGCCGCGCTGTTCGGCGGCGTGATCGCGCTGGCCAGCGGCTGGCTCTGGATCCTGCAGCCGATTGTCGATCTGTACCGAACCAAGGATGTTAAGTCGTGA
- a CDS encoding GPGG-motif small membrane protein, with protein sequence MATLLWIIAVVLVVAGIYVILARRDLLWGIVLIVLGFLVGPGGVSIFNV encoded by the coding sequence ATGGCTACCTTGCTCTGGATCATCGCAGTTGTTCTCGTCGTCGCCGGGATCTATGTCATCCTGGCCCGTCGCGATCTCCTCTGGGGGATCGTCCTCATCGTCCTCGGCTTCCTGGTCGGTCCCGGAGGTGTGAGCATCTTCAATGTCTGA
- a CDS encoding metallophosphoesterase family protein, whose amino-acid sequence MRELRIAAVGDVHLDESLRGRYRERLDGIEEHADVLLLAGDLTRHGTLEEARVVADEFRDLPIPVVAVLGNHDHHSDLPAEIAFMLTEAGIAVLHDDATVLDIDGVRLGVVGGKGFGGGYAGKCASDFGEPEIKAFVGHTKRIAERWRVALKELQADRRVVLSHYSPVKDTLHGEPLEIYPFLGSYLLAEAVDAEGADLIIHGHAHAGTEKGVTPGGIRVRNVALPVLGRAYGVYCL is encoded by the coding sequence GTGAGAGAGCTGCGGATCGCGGCGGTCGGAGACGTGCACCTGGACGAGAGTCTCAGGGGGCGCTACCGCGAGCGGCTGGACGGCATCGAGGAGCACGCCGACGTGCTGCTGCTCGCCGGAGACCTGACCCGGCACGGCACGCTGGAGGAGGCGCGCGTGGTGGCGGACGAGTTCCGCGACCTGCCGATCCCCGTGGTGGCCGTGCTCGGCAACCACGACCACCACTCCGACCTGCCCGCCGAGATCGCGTTCATGCTGACCGAGGCCGGCATCGCGGTCCTGCACGACGACGCGACCGTGCTCGACATCGACGGAGTACGGCTCGGCGTGGTCGGCGGCAAGGGCTTCGGTGGGGGATACGCGGGCAAGTGCGCCAGCGATTTCGGCGAGCCCGAGATCAAGGCGTTCGTCGGGCACACCAAACGGATCGCGGAGCGCTGGCGGGTGGCGCTCAAGGAACTGCAGGCCGACCGGAGGGTCGTGCTGTCGCACTACTCCCCGGTCAAGGACACCCTTCACGGGGAGCCGCTGGAGATCTACCCCTTCCTCGGCAGCTACCTGCTGGCCGAGGCGGTGGACGCGGAGGGCGCCGACCTGATCATCCACGGTCACGCGCACGCGGGGACCGAGAAGGGCGTGACCCCCGGGGGCATCCGGGTGCGCAACGTGGCGCTGCCGGTGCTGGGACGGGCGTACGGGGTTTACTGCCTGTAG
- a CDS encoding BON domain-containing protein, with product MEAPQYVAARVQRALAEDERTHELGIRVDVRGEQLFLRGQVTGDERRALIADVAGEAAPGLTVRNEITVMEVRGPGEEEKL from the coding sequence ATGGAGGCTCCGCAATACGTCGCCGCGCGCGTGCAGCGCGCGCTGGCTGAGGACGAGAGAACCCATGAGCTCGGCATCCGGGTGGACGTCCGGGGCGAGCAGCTCTTCCTGCGCGGTCAGGTGACCGGCGACGAGCGCCGTGCGCTGATCGCCGACGTGGCGGGCGAGGCGGCCCCCGGCCTGACGGTCCGCAACGAGATCACCGTCATGGAGGTCCGGGGCCCGGGAGAGGAGGAGAAGCTGTGA